A genome region from Desulfovibrio sp. includes the following:
- the ldhH gene encoding L-lactate dehydrogenase (quinone) large subunit LdhH, translated as MHDALKSSSGYHKELDEALNDEFLRRTLDTFAVAYRANREAVFKEVDEKALIKQIADAKDYACQHMDELYAQFKAEAEKRGVHVHRAATAQEANDIVVRIAKENKVKKVVKSKSMTAEEIALNTALEGNGLIVDETDLGEWIIQLRHEGPSHMVMPAIHLSRYQVADDFTKATGVKQDSDVQRLVKVARVQLRRKFIAADMGVSGCNFAVAENGAISTVTNEGNARMVTTLPRVHVAIAGLDKLVAKLDDALVALQVLPRNATAQRLTSYVTWMCGAGPCAANPDNKKILHVIFLDNGRTEIAKDPLFSQVFRCVRCGACANVCPVYRLVGGHKMGYIYIGAIGLILTYFFHGKDRARILSQNCMGCESCANVCAGGIDLPRLIREVRSRLNVEQGAPVEANLLSAVMKNRKLFHKLLKFASFAQKPFTRGAQFQRHLPAVFLGKHNFKALPAIANKSFRDRWPELAPKVQNPTLRVAIFSGCAQDFIYPEELEACVKILAAKNVAVDFPMEQSCCGLPLEMMGQRKTSMDVAKQNIAAFRGGNYDYIITLCASCAGHLKHHYPEILDNDFSTVEAQGFAAKIIDFSSFVHDVLGLKAEDFNKSGQKVTYHASCHLCRGLGVKKAPRELIGDAAEYVPCEEEEVCCGFGGSYSVKFPEISAQLLDKKIANMKATGADRLVVDCPGCVMQIRGGAEKQGLKIKVDHIAELLAENLKK; from the coding sequence AGGCCCTTAACGACGAATTTCTGCGTCGCACCCTTGATACCTTTGCCGTGGCCTACCGCGCCAATCGCGAAGCCGTGTTCAAGGAAGTGGACGAAAAGGCGCTGATCAAGCAGATCGCCGACGCCAAGGACTACGCCTGTCAGCACATGGACGAGCTGTACGCGCAGTTTAAGGCCGAAGCCGAAAAGCGCGGTGTGCACGTGCACCGTGCCGCCACCGCCCAGGAAGCCAACGACATCGTCGTTCGCATCGCCAAAGAAAACAAAGTGAAGAAGGTGGTCAAGTCCAAGTCCATGACCGCCGAAGAAATCGCCCTGAACACCGCGCTGGAAGGCAACGGCCTCATCGTGGACGAAACCGACCTTGGCGAATGGATCATCCAGCTGCGCCATGAAGGTCCTTCGCACATGGTTATGCCCGCCATCCACCTTTCGCGCTATCAGGTGGCCGACGACTTCACCAAGGCCACTGGCGTAAAGCAGGATTCGGACGTGCAGCGTCTGGTAAAGGTTGCCCGTGTGCAGCTACGCCGCAAGTTCATCGCCGCCGACATGGGTGTGAGCGGCTGTAACTTTGCCGTGGCCGAAAACGGCGCAATTTCCACCGTCACCAACGAAGGCAACGCCCGCATGGTTACCACCCTGCCGCGCGTGCACGTTGCCATTGCCGGTCTGGACAAGCTGGTTGCCAAGCTGGACGACGCCCTGGTGGCCCTTCAGGTGCTGCCCCGCAACGCTACTGCCCAGCGCCTGACCTCGTACGTCACCTGGATGTGCGGCGCTGGCCCCTGCGCGGCCAACCCCGACAACAAAAAGATCCTGCACGTTATCTTCCTTGATAACGGGCGTACCGAAATCGCCAAGGATCCCCTGTTCTCGCAGGTGTTCCGTTGCGTGCGCTGCGGCGCCTGCGCCAACGTGTGCCCCGTGTACCGCCTCGTGGGCGGCCACAAGATGGGCTACATCTACATTGGTGCCATCGGCCTGATCCTTACCTACTTCTTCCACGGCAAGGACCGTGCGCGCATTCTCAGCCAGAACTGCATGGGCTGCGAATCGTGCGCCAATGTCTGCGCTGGCGGCATTGACCTGCCGCGTCTTATCCGCGAAGTGCGCTCGCGCCTCAACGTGGAACAGGGCGCGCCCGTCGAAGCCAACCTGCTTTCGGCCGTGATGAAGAACCGCAAGCTCTTCCACAAGCTGCTCAAGTTCGCCAGCTTTGCCCAGAAGCCCTTTACCCGTGGCGCGCAGTTCCAGCGTCACCTGCCTGCGGTCTTCCTTGGCAAGCACAACTTCAAGGCTCTGCCCGCCATCGCCAACAAGTCGTTCCGCGACCGCTGGCCCGAACTGGCACCCAAGGTGCAGAACCCCACCCTGCGTGTGGCCATCTTCAGCGGCTGCGCCCAGGACTTCATCTATCCCGAGGAACTGGAAGCCTGCGTGAAGATTCTGGCCGCCAAGAACGTGGCCGTGGACTTCCCCATGGAACAGTCCTGCTGCGGTCTGCCGTTGGAAATGATGGGTCAGCGCAAAACCTCCATGGACGTGGCCAAGCAGAATATTGCGGCCTTCCGTGGCGGCAACTACGACTACATCATCACCCTGTGCGCCAGCTGCGCCGGTCACCTCAAGCACCACTATCCTGAAATTCTCGACAACGATTTCTCGACAGTGGAGGCCCAGGGTTTTGCGGCCAAGATTATTGACTTCAGCTCCTTCGTGCACGATGTGCTGGGCCTCAAGGCCGAAGACTTCAACAAGTCTGGCCAGAAGGTCACCTACCATGCCTCCTGCCACCTTTGCCGTGGCCTGGGCGTGAAAAAGGCCCCTCGCGAACTGATTGGCGATGCGGCTGAATACGTGCCTTGCGAGGAAGAAGAAGTGTGCTGCGGCTTTGGTGGCAGCTACTCTGTGAAGTTCCCCGAAATCTCGGCCCAGCTGCTGGACAAGAAGATCGCCAACATGAAGGCTACTGGCGCTGACCGCCTGGTGGTCGACTGCCCCGGCTGCGTCATGCAGATCCGTGGCGGCGCTGAAAAGCAGGGCCTGAAGATCAAGGTTGATCACATTGCAGAACTGCTGGCCGAAAACCTGAAGAAATAA